One Clostridium sp. CM027 genomic window carries:
- the folP gene encoding dihydropteroate synthase: MEIGNRNFEIGKRTYIMGILNVTPDSFSDGGKFRDISSAINHAKKMVADGADIIDIGGESTRPGHDPVSEEEEIKRVVPIIEALKKEISVPISVDTYKGRVAELAVKVGAAMINDVWGFKKDAYIASVAAKYNVPCCLMHNRDNKNYTNLVCDIINDLEESIQIALKAGVKKENIILDPGIGFAKSYEDNLKTMNSLEKLNSLGYPVLLGTSRKSMIGFALDLPASDRLEGTLATTTIGIMKGCEFIRVHDVLENKRVCVMTDAICRS, translated from the coding sequence ATGGAAATAGGAAACCGAAATTTTGAAATAGGAAAAAGAACTTACATAATGGGGATTTTAAATGTAACTCCTGATTCCTTTTCTGATGGCGGAAAATTTAGGGATATTAGCTCAGCAATAAATCATGCGAAAAAAATGGTTGCTGACGGGGCAGATATTATTGATATTGGTGGCGAATCCACAAGACCTGGACATGACCCCGTAAGTGAAGAAGAAGAAATTAAAAGGGTAGTACCTATTATAGAGGCTTTAAAGAAGGAAATAAGCGTCCCAATTTCTGTGGACACATATAAAGGCAGAGTTGCAGAGCTTGCAGTAAAGGTAGGGGCAGCAATGATTAATGATGTATGGGGGTTTAAGAAGGACGCATATATTGCAAGCGTTGCTGCTAAGTATAATGTGCCTTGTTGTTTAATGCACAATAGAGATAATAAAAATTATACTAACTTAGTTTGTGATATAATTAATGATTTGGAAGAAAGTATCCAAATTGCACTAAAAGCAGGAGTTAAAAAAGAAAATATTATTTTGGATCCAGGCATTGGTTTTGCAAAAAGTTATGAAGATAATTTAAAAACTATGAATAGCCTGGAAAAGCTAAATAGTTTAGGGTATCCTGTACTTCTAGGAACCTCAAGAAAATCCATGATAGGGTTTGCACTAGACTTACCTGCAAGTGATAGGCTTGAGGGAACACTTGCAACTACAACTATTGGAATAATGAAGGGCTGCGAATTTATAAGGG